From the Kitasatospora atroaurantiaca genome, the window TCCCGGGAAACGGCGGTACATCGTCGAGCAGCGTCAGAACACCACCACCGAGCGCAGCACCTCGCCCTTGTGCATGCGGGCGAATGCCTCCTCGACGTCGCTGAGCGGGATGGTCTCGCTGACGAAGGCGTCCAGGTCCAGACGGCCCTGGAGGTAGAGGTCGATGAGCGTGGGGAAGTCCCGAGAGGGCAGACAGTCGCCGTACCAGGAGGACTTGAGCGATCCGCCGCGCCCGAAGACGTCCAGCAGTGGCAGTTCCAGCTTCATTTCCGGAGTCGGGACGCCCACCAGGACGACCGTTCCGGCCAGGTCGCGGGCGTAGAACGCCTGTCGGTACGTCTCCGGGCGGCCGACCGCGTCGATGACCACGTCGGCGCCGTGACCACCGGTCAGCGCTCGGATGGCCTCCACCGGGTCGGTGGAACGGGAGTTGACGGTGTGGGTGGCGCCGAGGCGTTCGGCGGTGGACAGCTTTCGGTCGTCGATGTCGACGGCGATGATGCGTGCTGCTCCGGCGAGGCGGGCACCGACGACGGCGGCGTTGCCGACGCCGCCGCAGCCGATCACGGCGACCGAGTCGCCGCGCCCGACACCGCCGGTGTTGACGGCGGCGCCCAGCCCGGCCATCACTCCACAGCCGAGCAGACCTGCGGCGGCCGGCGACGCCTTGGGGTCGACCTTGGTGCACTGCCCGGCAGCGACCAGGGTCTTCTCGGCGAAGGCTCCGATGCCGAGGGCGGGAGCGAGTTCGGTTCCGTCGAGAAGCGTCATCTTCTGCTCGGCGTTGTGGGTGTTGAAGCAGTACCAAGGGCGTCCACGTGAACAGGCGCGACACTGGCCGCAGACGGCACGCCAGTTGAGGATGACGAAGTCGCCCGGTGCCACCTCGTCCACGCCGTCGCCGACCGCCTCCACCACACCCGCCGCCTCGTGGCCCAGCAGGAACGGAAAGTCGTCGTTGATCCCGCCCTCCCGGTAGTGCAGGTCGGTGTGGCAGACACCGCACGCCTGGACCTTCACCACCGCCTCGCCCGGACCCGGGTCCGGCACCAGGATCGTCTCGACCCGGACCGGAGCGCCTTTAGCTCGGGCGACCACTCCTTGCACCTGCTGGGCCACGGAGGATCCTCTCTCTCGCGAAGGTCGTGAAGGTCGTGAAGGGTGGTCAATGCGTCGGGTTCGTACGCGACATCGCGTCGAGCAGCCAGTCGGCCAGGTACTGCGCGAACGAGCCGCGTACGAGCAGCCGGTAGCGCGGCTCGGCATCCACCTGGTCGAGCACCACGTTGACCTTGGAGACGAGGGTCTGCGCGCAGCGGCCCGGCACGAAC encodes:
- a CDS encoding S-(hydroxymethyl)mycothiol dehydrogenase — its product is MAQQVQGVVARAKGAPVRVETILVPDPGPGEAVVKVQACGVCHTDLHYREGGINDDFPFLLGHEAAGVVEAVGDGVDEVAPGDFVILNWRAVCGQCRACSRGRPWYCFNTHNAEQKMTLLDGTELAPALGIGAFAEKTLVAAGQCTKVDPKASPAAAGLLGCGVMAGLGAAVNTGGVGRGDSVAVIGCGGVGNAAVVGARLAGAARIIAVDIDDRKLSTAERLGATHTVNSRSTDPVEAIRALTGGHGADVVIDAVGRPETYRQAFYARDLAGTVVLVGVPTPEMKLELPLLDVFGRGGSLKSSWYGDCLPSRDFPTLIDLYLQGRLDLDAFVSETIPLSDVEEAFARMHKGEVLRSVVVF